The Ahaetulla prasina isolate Xishuangbanna chromosome 3, ASM2864084v1, whole genome shotgun sequence genome window below encodes:
- the NCOA5 gene encoding nuclear receptor coactivator 5 isoform X1 produces MNKPPSRSSPSRRAFPGPSGREPIPFGERDARRDRSPNRGSPRRDGRNGRDSRDGRDLRARELRGGRDHRDPRDSRDVRDSREPLYDRFREAREPQYRREEGYDRYARLDDYCRRREEPSYDRYGDPLDRPTLSTEERMKREERRREELYRQFFEDIKKCIDAERPVDCSVIVVNKQTKDYAESVGRKVRDLGMMVDLIFLNSEMSLQQALDDVSQGGSAFAIVITPQHQVHHSCTVNIMFGTPQEHRNMPQADAMVLVAKNYERYKSEVREKEREEIARRAAKMADETILQERERPLPAEEGLRGAHPPAMQALLNLLADNRYLTGEETDKIINYLRERKERLLRATAEPLSASLPRQTMGATSGSLVPASQGHQSVQPLPASATAAGPSNPQQELQAKILSLFNSGASTAAVNVATGGGSGVGVSPNPGFASGPSTASRAPQLGVTGVPQSQQRAPSQAAQFPNHPGSSRVAGPRPSAPSQPSQPLYQSRPPAPNNVSASRPAPSLGINFDNPSVQKALDTLIQSGPALSHLVSQTVGQARAVPPAQQALGSYQRHY; encoded by the exons ATGAATAAGCCTCCCTCAAGGTCCAGCCCATCGCGAAG GGCTTTTCCCGGTCCTTCCGGCAGGGAGCCCATCCCTTTCGGCGAGAGAGACGCGCGGAGGGATCGCTCTCCCAACCGGGGCAGCCCACGCAGAGATGGCAGGAACGGCCGAGATTCCCGGGACGGACGGGACCTTCGGGCACGAGAGttgcgggggggcagagatcaccgAGACCCCAGAGATTCCCGGGATGTGCGAGATTCCCGAGAGCCTCTGTACGATCGCTTCAGGGAGGCCAGAGAGCCCCAGTACAG GAGAGAGGAAGGCTATGACCGCTACGCCCGTCTGGATGACTATTGCCGCAGGCGGGAGGAGCCCTCTTACGACCGCTATGGGGATCCCCTGGACAGGCCCACCCTGAGCACCGAAG AGCGcatgaagagagaggagaggcgcCGGGAAGAGCTGTACCGGCAGTTCTTTGAGGACATCAAGAAGTGCATCGATGCCGAGCGGCCAGTGGATTGTTCCGTCATTGTGGTCAACAAGCAGACCAA GGATTATGCCGAGTCGGTGGGGCGCAAGGTGCGTGACCTGGGCATGATGGTGGACCTGATCTTTCTCAACTCGGAGATGTCCTTGCAGCAAGCCCTGGACGACGTGAGCCAGGGGGGCTCTGCCTTTGCCATCGTCATCACCCCCCAGCACCAGGTCCATCACTCCTGCACCGTCAACATCATGTTCGGCACCCCTCAAG AGCACCGGAACATGCCGCAGGCAGACGCCATGGTGCTGGTGGCCAAGAACTATGAGCGCTACAAGTCCGAGGTCCGCGAGAAGGAGCGGGAGGAGATCGCCAGGCGGGCAGCCAAGATGGCTGACGAGACCATCCTGCAGGAGCGAGAGCGCCCCCTGCCGGCtgaggagggcctccggggggcccACCCCCCAGCCATGCAGGCCCTCCTGAACCTGCTGGCGGACAACCGGTACCTGACTGGGGAAGAGACGGACAAGATCATCAACTACCTGCGGGAACGCAAGGAACGGCTGCTGCGTGCCACCGCCGAGCCCCTTTCCG CTTCGCTTCCTAGGCAGACGATGGGAGCCACATCGGGATCCTTGGTGCCCGCTTCCCAGGGGCACCAGAGCGTCCAACCTCTGCCGGCCTCTGCCACAGCCGCCGGGCCCTCTAACCCTCAGCAGGAGCTGCAGGCCAAGATCCTCAGCCTCTTCAACAGCGGGGCGTCCACCGCTGCGGTGAACGTGGCGACCGGGGGCGGCTCAGGTGTGGGGGTGTCTCCGAATCCAGGGTTTGCTTCCGGGCCCAGCACGGCCAGCCGCGCCCCGCAactgggggtgactggcgtcccccAGTCTCAGCAGCGAGCTCCGTCCCAGGCCGCCCAGTTCCCCAACCATCCAGGTTCCTCTAGGGTTGCTGGTCCCCGGCCCTCGGCTCCCTCACAGCCGTCCCAGCCCCTTTACCAGAGCCGGCCCCCTGCGCCCAATAATGTGTCTGCCTCGCGCCCAGCACCATCCCTGGGGATCAACTTTGACAACCCCAGCGTGCAGAAGGCCTTGGACACCCTGATCCAGAGCGGCCCAGCCCTCTCCCACCTGGTGAGCCAGACGGTGGGCCAGGCCCGGGCAGTGCCCCCAGCCCAGCAGGCCTTGGGCTCCTACCAGCGGCATTACTGA
- the NCOA5 gene encoding nuclear receptor coactivator 5 isoform X2, translating to MNKPPSRSSPSRREPIPFGERDARRDRSPNRGSPRRDGRNGRDSRDGRDLRARELRGGRDHRDPRDSRDVRDSREPLYDRFREAREPQYRREEGYDRYARLDDYCRRREEPSYDRYGDPLDRPTLSTEERMKREERRREELYRQFFEDIKKCIDAERPVDCSVIVVNKQTKDYAESVGRKVRDLGMMVDLIFLNSEMSLQQALDDVSQGGSAFAIVITPQHQVHHSCTVNIMFGTPQEHRNMPQADAMVLVAKNYERYKSEVREKEREEIARRAAKMADETILQERERPLPAEEGLRGAHPPAMQALLNLLADNRYLTGEETDKIINYLRERKERLLRATAEPLSASLPRQTMGATSGSLVPASQGHQSVQPLPASATAAGPSNPQQELQAKILSLFNSGASTAAVNVATGGGSGVGVSPNPGFASGPSTASRAPQLGVTGVPQSQQRAPSQAAQFPNHPGSSRVAGPRPSAPSQPSQPLYQSRPPAPNNVSASRPAPSLGINFDNPSVQKALDTLIQSGPALSHLVSQTVGQARAVPPAQQALGSYQRHY from the exons ATGAATAAGCCTCCCTCAAGGTCCAGCCCATCGCGAAG GGAGCCCATCCCTTTCGGCGAGAGAGACGCGCGGAGGGATCGCTCTCCCAACCGGGGCAGCCCACGCAGAGATGGCAGGAACGGCCGAGATTCCCGGGACGGACGGGACCTTCGGGCACGAGAGttgcgggggggcagagatcaccgAGACCCCAGAGATTCCCGGGATGTGCGAGATTCCCGAGAGCCTCTGTACGATCGCTTCAGGGAGGCCAGAGAGCCCCAGTACAG GAGAGAGGAAGGCTATGACCGCTACGCCCGTCTGGATGACTATTGCCGCAGGCGGGAGGAGCCCTCTTACGACCGCTATGGGGATCCCCTGGACAGGCCCACCCTGAGCACCGAAG AGCGcatgaagagagaggagaggcgcCGGGAAGAGCTGTACCGGCAGTTCTTTGAGGACATCAAGAAGTGCATCGATGCCGAGCGGCCAGTGGATTGTTCCGTCATTGTGGTCAACAAGCAGACCAA GGATTATGCCGAGTCGGTGGGGCGCAAGGTGCGTGACCTGGGCATGATGGTGGACCTGATCTTTCTCAACTCGGAGATGTCCTTGCAGCAAGCCCTGGACGACGTGAGCCAGGGGGGCTCTGCCTTTGCCATCGTCATCACCCCCCAGCACCAGGTCCATCACTCCTGCACCGTCAACATCATGTTCGGCACCCCTCAAG AGCACCGGAACATGCCGCAGGCAGACGCCATGGTGCTGGTGGCCAAGAACTATGAGCGCTACAAGTCCGAGGTCCGCGAGAAGGAGCGGGAGGAGATCGCCAGGCGGGCAGCCAAGATGGCTGACGAGACCATCCTGCAGGAGCGAGAGCGCCCCCTGCCGGCtgaggagggcctccggggggcccACCCCCCAGCCATGCAGGCCCTCCTGAACCTGCTGGCGGACAACCGGTACCTGACTGGGGAAGAGACGGACAAGATCATCAACTACCTGCGGGAACGCAAGGAACGGCTGCTGCGTGCCACCGCCGAGCCCCTTTCCG CTTCGCTTCCTAGGCAGACGATGGGAGCCACATCGGGATCCTTGGTGCCCGCTTCCCAGGGGCACCAGAGCGTCCAACCTCTGCCGGCCTCTGCCACAGCCGCCGGGCCCTCTAACCCTCAGCAGGAGCTGCAGGCCAAGATCCTCAGCCTCTTCAACAGCGGGGCGTCCACCGCTGCGGTGAACGTGGCGACCGGGGGCGGCTCAGGTGTGGGGGTGTCTCCGAATCCAGGGTTTGCTTCCGGGCCCAGCACGGCCAGCCGCGCCCCGCAactgggggtgactggcgtcccccAGTCTCAGCAGCGAGCTCCGTCCCAGGCCGCCCAGTTCCCCAACCATCCAGGTTCCTCTAGGGTTGCTGGTCCCCGGCCCTCGGCTCCCTCACAGCCGTCCCAGCCCCTTTACCAGAGCCGGCCCCCTGCGCCCAATAATGTGTCTGCCTCGCGCCCAGCACCATCCCTGGGGATCAACTTTGACAACCCCAGCGTGCAGAAGGCCTTGGACACCCTGATCCAGAGCGGCCCAGCCCTCTCCCACCTGGTGAGCCAGACGGTGGGCCAGGCCCGGGCAGTGCCCCCAGCCCAGCAGGCCTTGGGCTCCTACCAGCGGCATTACTGA